The genomic segment GCGTTCTCGTAGGTACGCTCATCCCCCATAACACCCACAGTGTTAACGGGGAGCAGTACCGTAAACGCCTGCCATATGGAGTTGTACAGATCCGCCCTGTGCAGTTCCTCTATGAAAATGGCGTCCGCCTTGCGGAGTATGTCGCACCTTTCCTTGGTAATCTCTCCCAGCACACGCACGCCAAGCCCAGGCCCGGGGAAGGGGTGACGCTGGATAATCTCCTCGGGGAGCCCAAGCTGAAGCCCTACCTCTCGTACCTCATCCTTGAAGAGCTCACGGAGTGGCTCAACAAGTTCAAACTGCATATCATCGGGGAGTCCGCCCACGTTGTGATGGGACTTGATGGTGGCAGAGGGACCCTTGAATGATACGGATTCTATTACATCCGGATAAAGAGTGCCCTGTGCAAGGAAATCGAAATCGCCCAGCTTTCTCGCCTCCGCCTCGAATTCTCGGATGAACTGGTTGCCGATGATCTTACGTTTCTTCTCCGGATCGGTAACACCAGCAAGGAGATCGAGGAAACGATCCTCAGCATCCACATGCACAAGATTCATCTTGAAGTGATTACCGAAGGTCTCAACAACCTGCTCACCCTCACCCAGACGAAGAAGACCGTTGTCCACAAAAACGCAGTGGAGGTTGTCGCCGATGGCCTTCTGGATGAGTGCCGCCGCTACGGAGGAGTCAACACCACCGGAAAGACCACAGAGAACCTTTCGATCCCCTATCCTTTCACGCAGACGCTCAACCTCTGCCTGTATAAAGTTTCCGGGTGTCCAAACCTGCAGACATCCGGCTATCTCCGTAACAAAGTTCTCAAGGATAACCTTACCCTGCTCCGTATGTACCACCTCGGGGTGGAACTGTATCGCATAGACCTGCTTGTCATCGTTACCCATGGCGGCAACGGGTGCATTGTCCGTATAGCCGATAACCTTGAAGTCCCCGGGCATCTTCTCCAGCCTGTCGCCGTGGCTCATCCATACGGTGAGCTTTCCATCACCCTTAAGCCCCTTGAAAAGGAGTGATTCGCTGTCGTAGTTAAGCTCGGAACGTCCGTATTCCCTGTGAGCCGAGGCGGCAACAACTCCGCCGAAGTTCTGCCCCACAAGCTGCATACCGTAGCATATGCCGAGGATGGGAAGCCCCATATCGAAGACACGTGTATCAACGAGGGGTGCATCCTTATCGTATACGCTGGAGGGTCCGCCGGAGAGGATTATACCCTTGGGGGCGAACTCCTCTATCTTCTCGAACTCAACATTGCAGGGGAAGATCTCGCAGTACACCCTCGCCTCACGAACACGTCTGGCGATAAGCTGTGTATACTGTGAACCGAAATCGAGTATTAGTACCTTTTCTGAATGAATATCCAAATCTAAACTCCTGTTCAGGTATTTATCCAATAATTAGGCGCTTCCTTGGTGATGATAACATCATGGACGTGGCTCTCTTTAAGCCCCGCCGCTGTTATCTTAACAAACTGCGCCTTACTGTGAAGCTCCTCAATATCCTTGCATCCCGCATAGCCCATACCGGAGCGTATACCGCCCACGAGCTGGTATACCGTCTGGCTCAGTTCACCCTTATAGTGAACCCTACCTTCGATACCTTCGGGAACAAACTTCTTTTCCGTTTCGTTTTCCTGAAAATAGCGGTCCTTGCTCCCCGCCTTCATCGCTCCGACGGAGCCCATTCCGCGATAAACCTTGTAGCTCCTCCCCTGATACAACTCTATCTCGCCGGGGGATTCCTTGGTCCCTGCAAATAGGGAGCCGACCATGACAACATTGCCCCCGGCCACAAGTGCCTTAACACAATCGCCGGAATACTTTATACCGCCATCCGCAATTATCGGAATGCCAAGCTCCTTTGCCTTCTCGGAACATCTCATAACAGCAGTAACCTGGGGAACACCTACACCCGCAACCACCCTTGTGGTGCAGATGGAACCGGGTCCGATACCAACCTTAACGCAGTCCGCACCAGCCTGAACAAGCTCCTCAACGGCCTCTGGTGTGGCAACGTTTCCTGCGACAACCTGCATGTCTGGATACTTGTTCTTAATCCAGCGTACCATCTCGGGAACCAGGGCGGAATGACCATGGGCTGTGTCCACAACGATAACATCCACCTTCGCCTCAACGAGGGCATCCACCCTGTCACGGCTGTCCCCGGTCACTCCGACAGCAGCCCCAACAAGGAGGCGACCCATATCGTCTTTGGCCGCATTGGGGTATTTCAGCTTCTTGTTGATGTCTTTTATGGTTATGAGCCCCTTGAGGCGGAAATCGTCATCCACTACCAGAAGCTTTTCGATCCTGTGCTCCTGCAGTTTTTCCTTGGCGGAATCGAGGCATGCCTCTTTCTCGCTCACAGTCACAAGGTTCTTCCCCGTCATATACTCCTTAACGGGTACTGAGGTATCCTTGATGAACCGGAGGTCTCTGTTTGTGAGAATGCCCACCAGCTTATTGTGCCCTTCGGTAACGGGAACACCGCTGATCTTGTACTTCGCCATAAGCCCCAGCGCCTCTTCCACTGTTCTGTCGGGTGCTATGGTTATGGGATCCACGATCATCCCGCTTTCAGAACGCTTAACCTTATCCACCTCGTCCGCCTGCTGTTCGATAGTCAGATTCTTGTGAATAAAGCCTAACCCCCCTTCCTGTGCCATGGCAATGGCGAGGCGTGCCTCGGTGACGGTATCCATCGCCGAGCTGACAAGGGGTATGTTAAGGGCTATCCTGCTGGTAAGCTGTGCTTTGGTGTCAATATCCTTGGGGAGAACATCGCTCTTGGCGGGTAGCACAAGAACGTCGTCAAATGTAAGGGCTTCCATTGCGACTTTGTCGCCGTACATCAGTCACCTCGTGTTGAATTGAATGTGTACTGCGGAGCGCTGGATAAGCGTTCCTGATTTATTCTAGTATCCCCAGTCCCTGCTGTAGCGGAAATCCCTGCCGATGGTTCGTTGGCTCACCTTGGCGATAACGGGGATCTTCCGCTTGAACTGGTTCCTTCTTATCCTTTCGGTAACTTTATCTATAAAGCTCTCTTCAAAGCCTTCCTCGAGGAGGTCACGCTTTCTATTTCTCTTGTCCACCATCTCGTAAAGAAGCTTATCCACATCACGGTAGCTGAAACCGAGCTCCGATTCATCGGTCTGATCCGGCCAGAGATCCGCTGTGGGCTTCTTGGTGATAACCCTCTCGGGAATATTAAGGTATTCGGAAAGCTCCCAGACCTGTGTCTTGTAGAGGTCGCCGATGGGGTTTATGGCGCTGGCGAGATCCCCGTACCACGTACCGTACCCGAGGAGTAGCTCGGTCTTATTGCTTGTTCCGAGGACGATGCCCCTGTGCTTCGCCGAACGGTCGAAGAGGGTCACCATACGCATCCTTGCAAGGACGTTTCCGATACGCATCTTGTCCATATCGGGGTTTGCATCCATATACGGCTCTGCATAGGGGGTAATATCCGCCACCTCGAAGTTGAGCCCGAAGGCATCGGCAACAAGGCGTGCATCGGCGAGGGACTCACCACTGCTCAGCTTATAGGGGAGCGCAACGGCAAAGACGTTCTCCGGACCCAGAGCCTCTGCGGCTATGGCGGCGGAAAGGGCGGAGTCTATACCTCCTGAGAGACCGAGGACGACGGTTTTAAGGCCGATCTTCTCCGTCTCCTCCCTTACAAACTGGGTGAGTATCTGTTTTGTGAGTGGCAGGTTAAGCTTCATCGCTGAACCTCCTTCTTAGAAAATTCATAAGTATGGCAGGCTTTTCATCCCGGAAGAAGGGGTTTGCTATCCTTGCCCTTCTTATATCCCTCTGATCGAGTTCCACGCATGAGCCCGTTTCTTCAAACATAGGCAGAGCGGCCCGTTTTTCGCCAAGGGCTGAATATACCTCGGAGCCCCCCCAGAATGCCACGCCGTCCTCTACGCCCACACGGTTCACGAAGATAAGATTCACCGTGAGCACCGTGGAGGTGTACCGGTTCGACATCTGCCATAGATCAGCCGCATGGAGTGCATCGCCGGAAACGCCCCTTGCGGGGCTGTTGGAGAGTATGAAAAGGTTCTGTACGCCGGACTGGCTCATTATGTAGGACGAGCTTATGTGAAGGGAATCCTCGCAGAGGAGCATTCCGCACTTACCGAACTTCGTATCGAAGCTTAGAAAGCGGTCACCCGCCGCGAAGTATCTCGCCTCTTCGAACATCGTATAATCGGGGAGGTACACCTTACGGTGTATGTGCTTAATCTCGCCATCCTCAAGATAGGCTGCGGCGTTATAGAAAAGGCTCTCCTCACTCTCATAGACAAAGCCGAAAACTATGGATATTGTCTCAGAAAGCTTGATAAGCCTCTGTATCTCGGGGTCATCCTCCCTGAGCGCAACATCGGAGACGAGGTCCTGCAGGTAGTAGCCCGTAAGGGATAGCTCTGGGAAGACGATCATATCGCATCCGGCAGTAAGAGCCTTTTCAATCTCCGCCTCATGCTTTATAAGATTCTTCTCCACATCCCCGAGAAAGGGGCGGATCTGGGCGAGGTAAACACGCATCTTTTCAATCCTCCTCCCGGATAAAGGTTCCGCTCTTGCCTCCGGACTTCTTGAGGAGCCGGACATCGCCGATGACCATCTCCTTATCAACAGCCTTACACATGTCATAGATGGTGAGAGCGGCTACGGAAACACCTGTAAGCGCTTCCATCTCCACACCCGTCTGGCCGGCAAGCTTTGCGGTGCATTCTATATTGATTCTGGAATTCTCTTCATCCGTAGAGAAGTGCACATCCACTCCAGAGATGCTAAGGGGGTGGCACATCGGGATAAGGTCCGGCGTTTTCTTAACCGCCATAATCCCCGCAACACGAGAGACCTCAAAGACATCACCCTTCTCCATCCTGCTCTCAAGAACAAGCTTCAGGGTTTCGGGCTTCATGGAGACCCAGCCTGCCGCTGTGGCCTCTCTTTTGGTAACGTTTTTGGCCGTTACATCAACCATTCTGCTTCTTCCCTCTTCGTCAAAGTGGGTAAAGGACATCGTATCCCCCGTATATTTTCTAATGCGGATAGCTTACGAAAAGCTGTTCCAAAGGGTTTGAACTCTTCACATACTCCCAGAGTGTCTCTTCATTCTGCCGCAGGCGGTTGAGGTCCGCTTCCTTGCGGTCTATGGTGAAGACAGCATAATCATCATACCCTTCGATATCCCCCTCGTTAAAAACAGGAACACGGAAGACGAGGGAATAGTTATCCGCCTCGTAAAGAACCATCTTCAGGAGTATAAGCTCCACAAACTTCTTCATTATATCGGAAAGCGGGTTTTCCTTCATTGAAGGAACCGCCTTTCCGGCGGCGTCCACCGCTGTATAAAGAACGGAGACCCTTGCAGTTCCGTTATTCTTTTTGCCGTCAATTATCTTAAGGAAGGGTACTATATTCCTCCGCTTGGCGTAGACAGAATCCTTCACCATGAGGTTAAACTGGGAAGCGAGGTTGTTTATATCCACCATAAACTTCTTCTCAATATCACTCTTGGTGATGTGCTCATCCTTAAGCTCATATCGGAATTCAACATACTTCTTACTGACAAAGGCGTCTTTCCGGTTATACAGGCGTACCTTATACCACTCCCCTCTACGGGAGAGGACAACGATCTTGCTCCCCCTGCGGAGTCTGGCGAGGACACGGCTCTCCGTATCCGGCTTCTCACGGGCGAGGACGCCGTTGGTGGTAATATGCCCCAGAACCTCTATGATCCCCTCGGTCTCGCCTATCTGAACAGGCTCGTCCACTGCCGCAAAAGCCGGCAGAGTCAGGAGCATCACAAAAAGGAGTATCCTAGACATTGAAGCGGAAGTAGATGATATCCCCATCCTGCACCACGTATTCCTTTCCTTCGAGTCTCATCTTACCCTTCTCCTTGGCAATCTGCATGGAGCCAAGCTCCTCGAAGTCGGAGTATGAGGTAACCTCGGCACGAATAAAACCGCGCTCTATATCGGAATGGATCTTACCAGCGGCCTTCTGTGCGGAAAGCCCCTTTGTAATGGTCCACGCCTTAACCTCCTTCTCCCCTGCTGTGAAGAAGGTGAGAAGGTTCAACAGTGTGTAGCCTGTTTCTATCATAGCCTCAAGGCCGGAACGTTCAAGCCCCATGCTGTCAAGGAACTCTCTGGCCTCTTCGGGGTCAAGCTCTGCTATCTCCGATTCTATGGAGCCGGAGATCTTCACAACCTCGGCGTTCTCCCCCGAAGCAAGCTCACGAACCTTTTTTACCGCCTCGTTGTCCTCGTGGAGTGTTTCCTCATCCACGTTCGCAACGTACATAACGGGCTTTGCCGTTATGAAGGGGTATTCCTTGAGCTCCGCCACGAGGGCCTCATAGCCTTCGATACTCCTGATAAGCTTACCTTCGGAAACCTCGGCCAAGAGTTTTTCCATTATATCGAGCTTCTTTTTAAGCTCCTTATCACCGCTTTTCGCCGCCCTCGATGTTCTCTGGATAGCCCTCTCAAGCATCTCCATATCGCTCATGAGCAGTTCGGTGTTGATAATCTCTATATCACGCAGGGGATCAACACTCCCCTCCACATGCACCACGTTGGGGTCATCGAAACAGCGTACCACATGGGCAACAGCGTCCACCTCACGGATATGGGAGAGGAACTGATTTCCAAGCCCTTCCCCTCCGCTGGCTCCTTTAACAAGGCCTGCGATGTCGATGAACTCCATGGCTGTGGGTACAACGGATTGAGGCTTAACCTTCTCCACGATAAAGTCCATACGCTCATCGGGAACAGGAACCATGCCTCTGTTTGGATCGATGGTGCAGAAGGGATAGTTTGCACTCTCCGCTCCCGCCTTTGTCAATGCATTGAAAATGGTGGACTTGCCGACGTTGGGAAGCCCTACTATTCCGCAGTTAAAACCCATTTATCTGATAACCTCAGTTGTTATTTTAGAAAGATACATAATGCCTTAAGTTCTTCAAAAGTTCAATGCCGGAACGGTGCCCGGCACAGGTATAAAAAAAGCGGGCCCCGCTGGGAGACCCGCCCTTGATTCTATACTTTGCGTATGCCTCTATCAGCCCGCAAGAAGGGGGGCGATAATAAGGGATACGATGCTCATAAGCTTAACAAGGATGTTCATAGCGGGACCGCTTGTATCCTTGAAGGGGTCACCCACAGTGTCGCCGACTACTGTGGCCTTGTGCTGCTCGCTTCCTTTGCCTGCACTGCCCCAGTCACCCTTTTCAACAGCCTTCTTGGCGTTATCCCATGCACCGCCGGCGTTAGCCATGAGGAGTGCGAGGAGTACACCGGAAAGGGTAGCACCGGCAAGAGTACCGCCGAGGGCGTGCTTGCCGAGGACGAATCCTACGATAACGGGTGAAAGTATTGCCACAAGACCGGGGAGCACCATCTCCTTGAGAGCTGCGCCTGTGGAGATGTCTACGCAGGTCTTGGGATCGGGCTTAGCACCCTCTTTACCTTCGAGAAGGCCGGGGATCTCCCTGAACTGCCTTCTGATCTCGTCAACCATTTTACCAGCCGCCTTACCAACGGAGGTCATGGTCATAGCCGCAACGAGGAAGGGGAGGAATCCGCCGATGAAGAGTCCTATAACAACCTGGGGATCGGTGATGTTGATAACATCTATCTCCGCACTGCTGCTGTATGCCGCAAAGAGTGCGAGGGCTGTAAGAGCCGCAGAACCGATAGCGAAACCTTTACCAACAGCCGCTGTGGTGTTTCCGATGGCATCGAGGTTGTCGGTTATCTTTCTAACATCAGGGCCGAGCTCTGCCATTTCGGAGATACCGCCTGCGTTGTCTGCGATGGGGCCGTATGCGTCAACGGTCATGGTAACACCAACGGTCGCAAGCATGCCAACAGCCGCAATACCGATACCGTAAAGTCCGGCAGCCGCGTTCGCCACGAAGATAGCGCCGCAGATTAGTGCAAGGGGGATAACAACACTCTCAAGACCAACGGCGAAGCCATAAATAATGTTGGTTGCCGCTCCGGTCTCGGAGGCTTTTACGATCTTCTTAACAGGACCAGCAGCGGTGTAGTACTCGGTAACGAGACCGATGGCTATACCTGCAAGCGTTCCAGAAAGAAGTGCCCAGAAAACGCCGGAGCTGATGGAGAAGCTAGTTATTACAAAGAAGGCCGCTATAAGGAAGAGACCTGCACCGATGAAGGTGGAGTAACGAAGCGCCGCTGCGGGCTCGGTGTTCTTGAGCATCTTCATGGAGAAAACACCGACGAGGGATGCAACAAGACCAACTACGGCGAGGAAAACGGGGAGGAACATAAGGTTTGCCGTGAGGTCAAGACCGCCGAGCTTCTGAAGAAGTGCAGGGCTTGCTGTGGCCGCAATGGCAACAGTTGCGATGATGGAGCCTGCATAGGATTCGAAGATATCCGCACCCATACCGGCGATGTCACCAACGTTGTCACCAACGTTATCTGCGATAACACCGGGGTTTCTGGGGTCGTCCTCGGGGATTCCGGCCTCAACCTTACCCACGAGGTCTGCACCTACATCCGCCGCCTTGGTATAGATACCGCCGCCCACACGGGCGAAGAGGGCGATGGAGGATGCTCCCATTGCGAATCCGTTGATATACTGAGCGTTTTCAGGATCACCAAAGATCATGAAAAGGATGCCCACACCGAGAAGCCCAAGGCTTGCCACTGCAAGACCCATAACAGCACCGCCGTTGTATGAAACGGAGAGAGCCTTGGCAACACCGCCCGTTCTGGCGGCCTCACTGGTACGAACATTCGCTCTGGTGGCGGACTTCATTCCGAAGAATCCGGCCATAACGGAGCAGATAGCTCCAAACAGGAATGCACCTGCGGTTTTTATACCGAGGTCACCGGCAAATACCATAAGTACGAAAACAATTGCCACAAATACTGCGAGAACCCTGTACTCCCTACCGAGAAACGCCATGGCGCCGTCGTGGATCATGTCGCTGATTTCTCTCATCTTATCGTTGCCCACGGGCTGCTTCTTAACAGAACCGTAGATAACGAATGCGACAACGAGTCCTACTACGCCGAGCAGGGGAGCAAGGAACGTCAAGTTTGACATCACAAAGCCTCCTTAGTTGTTACTGTATATTCTCTTAAAAAAAACGCCCCGATATAAGGATCAGGACGTTTTATTTTCAGAATCGTCTATTTCTTCCTCAACAACGCTTTTGTTGTTGAAGCTGTTCATTGCGGCCTGTATGCCGCTTTTCAAGAACTCTTCGCAGGCATCTGCACCCAGCTTTACAAAATCATCCAACGGCTCTTCGCTGGTGAACTTGCCCAGAACATGCCCCACAGTCCCCCTTCGCTCCGTTTTGCCTATCCCCATCTTAAGCCTGGGAAAGTCCTTGGAGCCGATGGACTGTATAATCGATTCGATGCCGTTGTGCCCACCGGAGGTTCCACCCCGCTTCAGCTTTATCTTACCGAAAGGTATGTCCAGATCATCCTGAACAACCAGTACATCTGCGGGCTCCATCTTATAAAAGCGGAAGAGCTGTCCGACACTCTGACCGCTGAGATTCATATATGTGAGGGGTTTAAGGAGCCAATGCTTCTCACCCCCGAGGACGAAATCACCGTAAAGGCCCTTGAATCCGTCCCCGTAGGAAACCCCGAATCTGTCTGCAAGTTCATCCGCAACCATGAAACCGAGGTTATGCCTTGTTCCGGCATACTTTGTTCCCGGGTTTCCGAGTCCGACTATAAGCAAATTATCCGCGCCCCATCTCGAAAAGGGAGCTGATGCTCTCCTTGTTCTGTATTCTGCTTATCGCCTTGGCGAATATTCCGGCAACGCTCAGCTTCTCCACCTTGGAATTCGTCTTCTCCTGACCGAGCTCAACGGTATCTGTTACGATAACCTTATCGAGCACGCTGTTTGTAATGCGCTCGAGGGCGGGGCCGGAGAGTACGCCGTGGGTAGCCGTTGCGCATACCGACTTCGCACCGTTTGACAGGCAGGCCTGCGCCGCCTGGGTAAGCGTACCGGCGGTATCGATCATATCATCAACTATAATAACGTGCTTATCCTTAACATCACCCACAACGTGCATCGCCTCTGCTGCGTTGGGTGCGCTTCTTCTCTTGTCCACGATGGCAAGGCTTGTCTCAAGAAGCTTTGCGTAAACCCTAGCACGAACCGCTCCTCCAGCATCGGGGGAAACAACCACGTAGTCATCGCCCATCATCTTGTTCTCTATGAAATATTTCACGATAACGGGGGAGGAGTAGAGGTTGTCCACCGGGATATCGAAGAATCCCTGAATCTGACCCGCATGGAGGTTCATGGTCATAACCCTGTCGAAACCGGAGGTCTCGATAAGGTTTGCCACAAGCTTCGCTGTAATAGGAACACGGGGCTCGGATGTTCTATCCTGCCTTGCATAGCCGAAGTAGGGGATAACAGCTGTGATGGTGCTTGCAGAGGCTCTCTTGAGTGCATCCGCCATTATCATCAGCTCCATCAGGTTCTTATCCTGAGGGTAGTTGGTGGACTGGATAACGAACACGTCACGTCCACGCACACTCTCATTTATCTTAACGCGTATCTCACCGTCACTGAATGTGCTGACTACGGCATCGCCGAGCCGTACCCCAAGCTCCGTTGCGATCCCCTGAGCCAGGGATCTGTTTGCGTTGCCCGTAAAAAGCAGAATATCCATCAAGCCTCTCCTCTGAGATAAGTTTTATATATCATGTATTTCGGAAATATGCTCCTGAAGGTGTCGTGGGCTTTGTCAAGCTTTGCAGAGTTGGAGAAAAGCCCGAACAGAGTGGAACCGCTTCCGCTCATGAGCGCACCGTCCGCTCCGTTATCAAGGAGAAGCCTCTTAAGCCTTCCAACTGCGGGGTATTTCCCGAATACAACGGGCTCCATGGTGTTTTCCAGCATGTTTATAAGCCCCCTGTAGCCCACAACGAGGGGCATTCTAGACAGATCCTCGGGGTGCGTCAACTTCAAATTTTTGTCACGGTATATTTCGGGGGTTGACACATGCATACCCGGATTAACAAGAAGCATATAACAGGAAGGGAGCTTTGGTCCATCACTCAGAATCTCACCACGCCCCTCGGCAAACATCGGGGAATCGTGGAGGAAATAAGCCGTATCCGAACCCACACGGGACATTATCCTGTGCTTGTCATCATAGGAGAGCCCCATTCCGAAAAGCTCATCGGCAAGATTAAGGAACACAGCCGCATTACCGCTCCCGCCCCCAAGACCACCCCCCGCAGGGATGTTTTTAACAATAGATACATTAATTCCACTAGCCAGAGAGTAATCTTTTTTCAGGATATCATAGACCTTCCAGACTATGTTGGAACTGTCCGAAGGGACCCATGTTTTGTCGCTTGTTATGGAGAAGTTATCGTCCTCTTCTACGGTAATAAGATCGAAGAGGCCGGTTTTTGCGAAGAGTGTCTGAATATTATGGTAGCCGTCTGTGCGCTTCTCTGTAACACGAAGGAATATGTTCACCTTCGCATAACTTCTGGCGCTTATCATCTTTTCAGCTCTATATAGATACTGCGTCCATCGTATGAGTACCCGATAGATGATATAAGGTGCTCATCCCACTCATATGTAAATACTGCGTCACGAATGCGTATCCTTTTGATCCTGTAGTCATCATCCATGGTAAAGGTTGTGTCCCCCTTCTCCATAATATAGGCATCGCCGTCAAGATAAGCATCGTAGCTTTCGTCGGGGAGGATGTAGGGATAGCGCATTCCGGCCACAAAGCCGTCCAGTCCTCTGTTTGATATAAAGCTCTCCACGCCGCTACTCACATCGACACCCTGCTTGGTGGCATTCACCTCGCCTGAATCGTACACAATGTCATACACAACGGCACCGAACATGCCTAGAACCTTCAATGCAAAGCTGTCCTCGCAGGGTTTGCTCAACAGCCCCCTGAAACGGACGGTCTCATCCTCGTCCTCGTATTTCACTATGATCCCCCCTTTGTAGGCGCATCTCTGCTCATTAACAGAACGCACCTGCTCCGCAAGGGTTGCGGAATCCACCGGGATAACTGAGACCCGCTTGGAACATGCTGAAAAGATAAGAAGAACTGCAATAAGCAGGAGGGATTTAGAGCTCGTCGAGAATCTCATCAAGGGTTTTATCTGCATCCACTCTTTCGAGGATGGCCTCCATGTGCTCACGAATCTCTTCCTCATCGGGGGCCCCTTTCAGAGCACGGAGCTGGTATCCGTAGGCCTCTTCATACTTCTCCATACGGTAGAGAACCCACGCCATGCTGTCAAGGTAAGCGGGGTTGTCCGGTTCCATGCTGAGAGCCTTTTCGATAAGAGTATAGGATTCATCGAGGTTTATGTTGAGATCGGCATACATATAGCCGAGAAAATTCATAAGGGATGGACTATCAGGGTTGAGCTCGAGGGAATTCTTCAGCACCTCGAAGCACTCATCGTAACGCTCCTGTTTCTCAAGCACTGTGGCCAGATCCAGGGCTATTTCAACACTCGCCGGGTTGTTCTCGTAACCCTCTCTAAGTATAAGATATGCCTCGTCAAGGTTCTCCATCTTCCTGTGGAGCGAGCCGGAGATGCGGTAGAAGTCCACATCCCTGTACGTTTCATCTATCTCAACGATAACCTTGAGCCCTTCTTTGTACTTCTCCTGACGCATAAGGACGAAGGCTAGACGCTTGCGTACTTCGGGGTAGTCGCTTCTGATATCGAGAGCCCTTTGGTAAACATCCTCCGCACTCTCGAAATCCTCCATCATCTCCGCTGTTATTCCGGCGGAGTAGTAAGTCTTGATCTTGTCCGGATCCGCCTCAATGAGCTCCATAAAGGTTTCATGCGCCTTTTCATAGTTGTCCATGGAGTAGTGCAGAGTGGCTATCTGATTGAGAACGTAAAGTCTTTCCTTTCCATCCACCTTGGGAAGCACCTTGTTGAAAATCTCAAGCGCCTTCTCCCTGTCCTCGCTCTTGCGGTACATCTCAGCAAGCCGTATCTCCGGCAGGAGGAGGTTTGGTTTCTCCTCGGCCAGGATGGAGAGATACTTAATCGCTTTTTCTACGTTCTCTTCCTTCAGGTAGTAATCTGCAAGGGCGGCAACTGCGGAGATATTCTGATCCTGATCGAAGGATCTTTCGAGATCCTCAACACCTTTTTTATCAAAACCAAGCTTGAAATATGCTGTGGCCCTTTCGTAATAGAGCCTTCCAGAGGGCTCAACCTCTATTATTTCATCAAGAACGGTGATCATTGAGGATGTATCATTAAGGAGCTTATAGGTATCAGCCAGGGCGTATAGATATTCCGTTTTACGCTCTTTCTCAAGGGCGTCTTTAAGGAGCATCTCCGCCATGCCGTAATCCTCAAAGGTGTAGAGCTCAAGCTGGGCAAGGGCGAAGGTTATATCGGG from the Limisalsivibrio acetivorans genome contains:
- a CDS encoding NAD+ synthase — translated: MKLNLPLTKQILTQFVREETEKIGLKTVVLGLSGGIDSALSAAIAAEALGPENVFAVALPYKLSSGESLADARLVADAFGLNFEVADITPYAEPYMDANPDMDKMRIGNVLARMRMVTLFDRSAKHRGIVLGTSNKTELLLGYGTWYGDLASAINPIGDLYKTQVWELSEYLNIPERVITKKPTADLWPDQTDESELGFSYRDVDKLLYEMVDKRNRKRDLLEEGFEESFIDKVTERIRRNQFKRKIPVIAKVSQRTIGRDFRYSRDWGY
- the guaA gene encoding glutamine-hydrolyzing GMP synthase yields the protein MDIHSEKVLILDFGSQYTQLIARRVREARVYCEIFPCNVEFEKIEEFAPKGIILSGGPSSVYDKDAPLVDTRVFDMGLPILGICYGMQLVGQNFGGVVAASAHREYGRSELNYDSESLLFKGLKGDGKLTVWMSHGDRLEKMPGDFKVIGYTDNAPVAAMGNDDKQVYAIQFHPEVVHTEQGKVILENFVTEIAGCLQVWTPGNFIQAEVERLRERIGDRKVLCGLSGGVDSSVAAALIQKAIGDNLHCVFVDNGLLRLGEGEQVVETFGNHFKMNLVHVDAEDRFLDLLAGVTDPEKKRKIIGNQFIREFEAEARKLGDFDFLAQGTLYPDVIESVSFKGPSATIKSHHNVGGLPDDMQFELVEPLRELFKDEVREVGLQLGLPEEIIQRHPFPGPGLGVRVLGEITKERCDILRKADAIFIEELHRADLYNSIWQAFTVLLPVNTVGVMGDERTYENAAAVRAVYSTDGMTADWARIPEDVLARVSNRIINEVKGINRVVYDISSKPPATIEWE
- a CDS encoding nitrilase-related carbon-nitrogen hydrolase, which codes for MRVYLAQIRPFLGDVEKNLIKHEAEIEKALTAGCDMIVFPELSLTGYYLQDLVSDVALREDDPEIQRLIKLSETISIVFGFVYESEESLFYNAAAYLEDGEIKHIHRKVYLPDYTMFEEARYFAAGDRFLSFDTKFGKCGMLLCEDSLHISSSYIMSQSGVQNLFILSNSPARGVSGDALHAADLWQMSNRYTSTVLTVNLIFVNRVGVEDGVAFWGGSEVYSALGEKRAALPMFEETGSCVELDQRDIRRARIANPFFRDEKPAILMNFLRRRFSDEA
- the guaB gene encoding IMP dehydrogenase; its protein translation is MYGDKVAMEALTFDDVLVLPAKSDVLPKDIDTKAQLTSRIALNIPLVSSAMDTVTEARLAIAMAQEGGLGFIHKNLTIEQQADEVDKVKRSESGMIVDPITIAPDRTVEEALGLMAKYKISGVPVTEGHNKLVGILTNRDLRFIKDTSVPVKEYMTGKNLVTVSEKEACLDSAKEKLQEHRIEKLLVVDDDFRLKGLITIKDINKKLKYPNAAKDDMGRLLVGAAVGVTGDSRDRVDALVEAKVDVIVVDTAHGHSALVPEMVRWIKNKYPDMQVVAGNVATPEAVEELVQAGADCVKVGIGPGSICTTRVVAGVGVPQVTAVMRCSEKAKELGIPIIADGGIKYSGDCVKALVAGGNVVMVGSLFAGTKESPGEIELYQGRSYKVYRGMGSVGAMKAGSKDRYFQENETEKKFVPEGIEGRVHYKGELSQTVYQLVGGIRSGMGYAGCKDIEELHSKAQFVKITAAGLKESHVHDVIITKEAPNYWINT
- the moaC gene encoding cyclic pyranopterin monophosphate synthase MoaC, coding for MSFTHFDEEGRSRMVDVTAKNVTKREATAAGWVSMKPETLKLVLESRMEKGDVFEVSRVAGIMAVKKTPDLIPMCHPLSISGVDVHFSTDEENSRINIECTAKLAGQTGVEMEALTGVSVAALTIYDMCKAVDKEMVIGDVRLLKKSGGKSGTFIREED
- a CDS encoding SH3 domain-containing protein, with amino-acid sequence MSRILLFVMLLTLPAFAAVDEPVQIGETEGIIEVLGHITTNGVLAREKPDTESRVLARLRRGSKIVVLSRRGEWYKVRLYNRKDAFVSKKYVEFRYELKDEHITKSDIEKKFMVDINNLASQFNLMVKDSVYAKRRNIVPFLKIIDGKKNNGTARVSVLYTAVDAAGKAVPSMKENPLSDIMKKFVELILLKMVLYEADNYSLVFRVPVFNEGDIEGYDDYAVFTIDRKEADLNRLRQNEETLWEYVKSSNPLEQLFVSYPH